The following proteins are co-located in the Leptospira weilii genome:
- a CDS encoding NADase-type glycan-binding domain-containing protein: MKNQKRILAILILAGVTVMLQAEGEKTRKDLIPIFKKCYRPNEHLSLLASSTLTEKGKPKTFYGPNNIDDQYIDTAWGVSKNQGIGEWIYTYNDVNSNKNSYEELAGKSQKNYFSFLNGLAKDATSFAENGRIKKVRIDVYELEGGETMANLDDPLIYHNYPIENDTFELELKDTPEEQTFEREIFTKIKPQSIAYDRYLLFKLTILEIYPGTKSKNVFLTEFLAYSEDRKEGFKITRERK, encoded by the coding sequence ATGAAGAACCAAAAACGAATATTAGCGATATTGATATTAGCAGGAGTAACGGTTATGTTACAAGCGGAAGGTGAGAAAACACGAAAGGATCTGATTCCTATTTTCAAGAAATGTTATCGGCCGAATGAACACCTGTCCTTGCTTGCAAGCTCCACTTTGACTGAAAAAGGGAAACCAAAGACCTTTTACGGACCGAATAACATTGATGACCAATATATCGATACTGCTTGGGGAGTGAGTAAAAACCAAGGAATCGGAGAATGGATATATACTTACAATGACGTGAATTCAAATAAGAATTCGTATGAGGAACTCGCAGGGAAGAGTCAGAAAAACTATTTCAGTTTTTTGAATGGATTGGCTAAGGATGCGACTTCCTTTGCAGAAAACGGAAGGATCAAAAAAGTAAGGATCGATGTATATGAATTGGAAGGTGGGGAAACGATGGCGAATTTAGATGATCCTCTCATATATCACAATTATCCAATCGAAAATGATACTTTTGAATTGGAATTGAAAGACACTCCCGAGGAACAAACTTTTGAAAGAGAGATTTTTACGAAGATAAAACCGCAAAGTATAGCATATGATCGTTATCTACTTTTCAAGCTGACAATCCTAGAAATATACCCAGGAACTAAAAGTAAGAATGTGTTTCTGACGGAGTTTTTAGCATATTCAGAGGATCGAAAGGAAGGTTTCAAGATTACACGGGAAAGAAAGTAA